The DNA window TCGATGGGTTCGCCGCGTCCGGGGATACGAAGCGTGGCGACGATCTGCTGGCAGCTCTGACCGGATGGGCTCCAGTCGGCGTTTCGCTTCTCCTTCGCATCGGCGGCCCATTCCTCGGCGGGCCGGCCGGTCACGGCGATCACGTAGTTCCTGGTCTCGGCAGGCAAGCCCCCCTGGCCTGCGAGCCAGGAAGTCACTCGTGCAGGTCCGCCGTTATAGGCGGCGGCCGCCAGCCCGAGATTGCCGAACTGCTCCGCAAGGTGGGCGATGAACTCGGCGGCTTTGGGGATCGCCTGCTCGGGATCGAAGGGATCGGTCAAGCCTCGCTCCCGAGCCGTGCCCGGCATGAACTGGGCGATCCCCTGTGCACCCGCCGGGCTCACGACATTCGGGCGGAAGGAGCTTTCCTGCCAGATCAGTCTGGTGAGCAGATCGTGGGGGATCTGCTGGGTGCGTGCCGCTCCCTCGATCAGCCGGCACAGAGCCTGCTGGACGGTCTCCATCGACCCTCCCGGAGCGGCCAGGGTGGCGCCGCAGCCGAGGGCCATGCCACAAAGCGCCAGCAGCAAGCGCATGAAAGACCCCGCTCGGAAGGATTGAAGAGTGAAGAATGTTGGCCACGTGCCAAGCTACAAATAGGCGATCATTCGTCCCGCCAAGAGTGCGACGATCCAGGCCAGAAGCGAGATGATGGCGTAGACGCGAGCCTCGGCCGGCAAGGCGCCATCCCGTAGGGCTGCTCCGAAGCGGATATGGAAAAGCACGACATTGACGAGCCCCAGCGCGATGAAGGCGACCTTCACGTAGAAGGCAGGGTTGACACCGAGCGCCCGGGCCTCCACGGCGAGGAGCAATGCTCCGGTCGGAATCTGAAGCGCCAGACCGGCGGCGGCGAGGGGAATGGCATAGCGGCCGACCTCCCGCGCATGCTTCCCATGCTCGGCCAGAACCTTCAGATCGAAGACCGCGATGCCCCCGACCACGAAGGCGGCTCCGAGAACGTGAAGCAGATTGGCGACAGTGTAGAGCCAGGCGGAGTGACGTCCCGCGTGGCCGAGCCAGGAACTCTCCAATGCCGCGAGCAAGTCGAGATACATGATCGCCTAGCGCAGCTCGTAGGTCTTGCCGCTCACGACAATCCGTTCGGCTCTCATCTCCGTTGCGGATCGGGTGGAGGGATAGCCTTCGAGTGTGACCTGTGTGCCGGGCTTGATCATGTCCGGGCTCAACCCGCGTGCGCTCATGCGGAACGGAGGCGCGAGTACCGCGTCCCAGTTTTTCCCCTGGTAGGGCACGACCACGGTGACATGGGGGTTCTCCCAATCGGCCCGCTCGACGTTGGCGGTGACCGTCATGACGCGGCCCGCATCGTAGCTGCCCCAGCCGTGGTGAGCGACGGCTACGCCGCCACTCAGCAGAGCGCCGGAAAGGCATAATCCGAACAGACGATGTTTCATGGCGGGACCCCGCATCTCTTGAGCCGAATGGGAGCGAGAGTTGGCCGTCGAAAGCCTGCGGTCAAGACGATCGAAGTCGCGCTTCGTCATGATCATCGGATCGTGATGAGGCAGCCTGGAGGATTCGCTCCCCGGCTCCGTCCCGGCTATGCTGCAGCTTCTCGAATCAACCCTCGTTCAGGGGCAGTCATGGCATCGATGTTGAAAGACCTCTGGAACCGGTTCGCAGGCGGAGGCAATGCCAGCGTCCACGAGGAGCCGGCCGCTGAGGCGGTCGAATACAAAGGATTTCGAATCCGGCCGGCACCCTATTCCGCGAAAGGCGGGTTTCAGACTGCGGGCGTGATCGAGAAGGATTTCGAGTCCGGCATGAAAGAATATCGGTTCGTGCGCGCCGAGACCCATCCCAGCAAGGACGAAGCGGCCACCTTCTCCGTCACCAAGGGCAAGCAGATCATCGACGAACAGGGTGATCGAGTCTTCCGCTGATCGTACCGGCATCGGGGCTGCCGGCGGGACGACGGTGGTTCTCCGCCCTCGGACGTCGGCACGATGATCCTCGGCCTGCGCCTCATCGAGGCGTCCTGCGCGTCAGGTCCGAATTGGCCGCAACCAATGCGGATTCCGGAGGTTGCCTCCGCAAACACGCTCCCAATCCGGAACCAACGCTCGATCAGGTAATCTGATCGTGTGCCTCAGGATTATCGATTGGCGCTGATCGCCGCGGACTCTTAGGATCCTGATGGGGGCGTGTTGCAATCAACCGGTCATACAAGGGAGATCGCCATGGCC is part of the Microvirga terrae genome and encodes:
- a CDS encoding HlyU family transcriptional regulator produces the protein MASMLKDLWNRFAGGGNASVHEEPAAEAVEYKGFRIRPAPYSAKGGFQTAGVIEKDFESGMKEYRFVRAETHPSKDEAATFSVTKGKQIIDEQGDRVFR
- a CDS encoding DUF6152 family protein — protein: MKHRLFGLCLSGALLSGGVAVAHHGWGSYDAGRVMTVTANVERADWENPHVTVVVPYQGKNWDAVLAPPFRMSARGLSPDMIKPGTQVTLEGYPSTRSATEMRAERIVVSGKTYELR
- a CDS encoding transglycosylase SLT domain-containing protein; this encodes MRLLLALCGMALGCGATLAAPGGSMETVQQALCRLIEGAARTQQIPHDLLTRLIWQESSFRPNVVSPAGAQGIAQFMPGTARERGLTDPFDPEQAIPKAAEFIAHLAEQFGNLGLAAAAYNGGPARVTSWLAGQGGLPAETRNYVIAVTGRPAEEWAADAKEKRNADWSPSGQSCQQIVATLRIPGRGEPIEAPFAPWGVQLAGNFSKERALATFRRTSQAYASLLKDVRPMIIGTRLRYRGTRTFYRVRAPAETRQAAEQLCRNIRTAGGSCIVLPS